Within the Limnothrix sp. FACHB-406 genome, the region ATCCACCCGGGCTGCGATCTCTTCGGAGTAGTCTGATCGGGTCAGCCAGTCGCGACCCAGGAACACCTCAGACGATTGGGTCTCCAGGGAAATCGGGCCAATGTCCGACATCCCAAAGCGGGTCACCATTTGCCGAGCCATGTTGGCCACCTGTTGCAGGTCGCCGCCGGCCCCGGTGGTCACTTCCGCATCACCGAAGATCACATCTTCCGCCGCACGACCGCCCAAAGCACCGGAAATCCGAGCCATGATTTGCGATCGCGAAATCAGCATCTGATCTTCGCTGGGGGTGAACCAGGTCAGACCGCGAGCTTGACCGCGCGGGATCAGGGTCACCTTCTGCACCGGGTCGTGGTGCTTCATCAGCGTCCCCACGATCGCGTGGCCAATCTCGTGGTAGGCAATCAGGCGCTTGCTCTTGCTATCGACCAAGGGCGTGCCTTCCATCCCAGCAATCACCCGATCGACCGCATCATCGATTTCCTGCATCGTGATTGCGTCCTTGCGGCGGCGAGCCGTCAAGATAGCCGCTTCATTCAGCAGGTTCGACAGGTCAGCCCCCGTAAAGCCAGGAGTCCGACGGGCGATCACCTCTAGGGAAATTTCATCCGCCAGCTTTTTGTTACGGGCGTGGACATTCAGGATTTCCACACGGCCCTTCACATCCGGCGCATCCACCGTCACCTGGCGATCAAACCGGCCCGGTCGCAGCAGGGCCGAATCCAACACATCTGGGCGGTTAGTTGCTGCGATCACAATGATCCCCGTGTTGCCCTCAAAGCCGTCCATTTCGGTCAGCATTTGGTTCAGGGTCTGCTCACGCTCATCGTTACCGCCGCCGATGCCTGCGCCCCGTTGGCGACCCACCGCATCAATTTCATCAATGAAGATGATGCAGGGGGCGTTTTCCTTAGCTTTTTTGAACAGGTCGCGCACGCGGGAAGCGCCCACGCCCACAAACATTTCCACAAATTCCGAACCGGAGATGCTGAAGAACGGTACGCCCGCTTCCCCGGCGATCGCCTTGGCCAACAGGGTTTTGCCGGTTCCCGGAGGGCCCACCAACAACACGCCCTTCGGAATTCGTGCGCCCACCGCCGTAAAGCGCTCCGGCTTCTTCAGGAAGGTCACAACTTCTTGCAGTTCTTCCTTGGCCTCGTCCACGCCGGCCACATCATCAAACATCACGCCGGTTTTGGCTTCCATTTGGAACCGGGCCCGCGACTTGCCAAATTGCATGGCTTGGCCAGGGCCACCGGGAACGTTGTTCGATCGCCGGAACAGGAAAAACAACCCCGACAGCAACAAAATCGGGAACACCAAATTCCCCAGGAGACCCCACAGGGCCCCATCGTTGCGCATCGGGTGCGAATCCAGGTTCACCCCAGCTTCGCGCAGCTTGGCAATCAAGTCTGGCGCGGCCACGGGCAAATCAACCCGCAAACGCTGAAGACGACCATCCAGCTCAGGATCGACAGCCTCGACAATCGCCGTGCGGCCACCCTCATACAGGTCAACTTCAACAATCCGGCCTGCATCCAAATATTCTAAAAAGCGGCCGTAGGTCATCCGGGTATTCGCCGCGTTTTTACCCATGTCTGCTGTGGGGCCCGAAACTGCGCCCTGCCATAGGAAAAACCCTACGATCAGGACGGGCAACGTCCACAGCAGCGCGACTCTCCAAGAGAATTTCATCTGATGAGTTGCCCCTCAATCAATGCCTGTTATGTGCCTGTTATGCGGCTCGGGCGATCCCGAGTCTTAACCAAATGTAACTTACTGTTAAGCAGCCAGCAACCGAACTCAGTTTGGTTCGGTTCCGGTGGTGGCCCGTGGCGATCGGGGAACTTGCTCCAAAACCACTGCCATGACTGGGTTTGATGCCTTGAGGAGCTAGTTACAATTACTTAGCGGGCGATCGCCTGCCTGCCGTTCCCTGAGATTGAGGGAGAAACCAGCAAGGTTAAATGGGAGCGGGGTAGCCATCGGCCGTAGGGTTAAGTTGGCAAACGTCAAATTAGCAGCGGAAAATTGTGAAAGAATGGCCACCCAAAAATAGTGATTAAAAAAATGGTGATGGAAAACGTTTGCCTCTAGATTGGATTTCTAGATCAAACCGTTTCTAGACCGGTGTGAGTGGCTACGGCAGAAAATCGCACCGCACCTCCAAATCATCATTACGTCAAATCATCATTACGTCTTGAGGGAGGGATTAGGTCGCTGGCTTTCCGCGCATACTTTACCCTGTCTATAAGTCCCGTCAATCTGACCCCGACTGACCTCGAATCCTGGTATCACGCAGAGTTATGAGCATCGAAAAAATTGTTGAACAAGCGTTACGCGATGGCTATTTGACTCCGGCCATGGAAGCGGAAGTGGGGCGGATTTGCGATACAGCTTCCGAGTTATCGATCGAGGAGTATATGGCTCTCGATCGATTGATGGGTGCATTGCTGACTGGTGAAGTGGTTGTGCTGCCGCGCAAGCAATTTATCAACGTCATGGAAGAGTTGGTGCTCACGGAGGCCATTACCCGAGTCGCGGAAATTGAAACCACCAGCGATCGGGCTTTGGATGTGGGCGATATTGCTGCCTATGCCCTCAATCGCTTGCCGCCCCTCTATGCCACCACTGAGGAGGGAGCCAACTACCAACGCCAACGGGCCAAGGAACAGCTCCAAGACCTGATTGCCAGCCAGGTGAACGAAGCCATTGTTCACAGCCAATCCAAGCCGGAATTCTTCCCAGAGCGGCAACCCCTTGGCAAGCCCAGCGGCGATGTGCTCTCGCAAGTTAGCGCCCTGTTGCAATCTTCGGCCCCAGCCTTCGAGGCCGATGTGCCCGGTAGTACCAAACGCTAGACCCCGGTTATTTAATTCGTTTTGCCCGTCGCTGCTGGTTTTCAGCCCAGCGACGGGTTACCGCTAGCCGCCAAAGCTTGCGCCAGAACGGGTGATTTTAGACCCGAGCGATCGCAAAATCCTTAAGCCAGGAACTCTGAAGACCACCCCCGCGTCTGGAAAGCATGGGATATCCATCAACCCAGATGCGCGTATGAGCTACTCCCCGCCCGTGCCCTGGTCCAAGATCGAGGCCGCCTTGCCCCAAACGCCTGTGCCGCCTCAGAAATTATCAAGCGCTGATTTGGTGCTGCGTTGCCAAGCAGGCTTGCAGCCTGATCGGGCTGCTTTTTCAGAACTGCTGCGGCGCTACCAGCCCCATGTGGATCGCGTGCTATATCACCTTGCGCCGGACTGGTCCGATCGGGCAGACCTCGCGCAGGAGGTGTGGTTGCGGGTCTATCGCCACCTCCACCGCCTCAAGGAGCCAGAAAAGTTCCGGGGATGGTTGAGCCGCATTGCCACCAATTTGTTTTATGACGAATTGCGCAAACGGAAGCGCGATCGGGCCCCCGTCTCCTTAGATGCCACACGGCAACTGGACGATGGCGAACTGGATTGGGAAATTGCCTCCCCTGACCCCAGCCCCGAAGAGAACCTATCCTCGCAAGAGTTCTACGAGAAGCTGCGAGAGGCGATCGCCGATTTGCCTGAAGCCTTCCGCACCACGATCATTCTGCGGGAAATTGAAGATTTGCCCTACGAGCAAATTGCGGAAATGACCGGGGTTTCATTGGGCACAGTGAAATCGCGAATTGCTCGGGCCCGGGCCCGCTTGCAAACGCAACTGCAAAATTACCTCAATCACTAGTGCTGAGCCATTCATCTCAATGGACTAAGCCAGTGGTTTGAATTGGGGCTTGAGTTAGGGCTTGAATTGGGGTTTGAATTGCGGAGAAGTTTGAGGTTATATTCGCTACTCCGTATACTCAAAAAACGGGTTGAATCGGTAAAGTTCCGGTTGCTTGGATGTTCCAATGAGAACTTGCCAAATACCCAAGAAAAAACCGAGCGAAGTCATCAGGAAATCAGCGATCGAATGCTGATCATTGAAAGCGTTTCAGGGTAGAAATCTCGGTTCCTAAAGATTTAGACTAAAGCTGGAACCAATTAGCAGGTTCCAAGGTCTTGTGTGATTGAACGGTGTGTCGCGAGTGCTGTTGTGATTGGTTTGTTAAGGGCTGTGGTGCTGCTATGACTTCTGAAATGCGTCCCCATGGACAAGACCCTGATTGGTCCGAAGCGTTCTGGTCTCGGGTTGCGGCATCGGATTCTGATCGCAGCCTCAACCAAGACCTAGACGGCGATCGCCTAGAGCGGGATTACCTCGACCCAAACTCCGATCCTGCGATTACGGAATCTTGGGGTTCGGGTTCCCCCATTGGCCTTGAGCAGTTTGAGTTGCTCAGTGCTTATCTTGATGATGAAGTCACCCCTGAAGAGCGACAACAGGTCGAAACCTGGTTGGCGACGGATTCAGCGGTGCAACAGGTTTTTAGAACGATGGGTGGTTTGAGCCGCTCAATCACTCAGATCCCGGTGCCCGCTGCGGCCCCGATCGAGCAAACGGTGCAAGGCGTGTTGGCCAAGCTCGATCGCCGGAAACAGCGACTGCAATGGGTTGGTGGCTCCGCGATCGCGGCGGTGGTGACGGCGGCCTTGGCTTCCATCAGCACGGGCTGGCAGGAACCAAGCTGGCAAATGGCGAGCTATCGATCGACCCCTGAGCAGTCCCTGGCCTTGTCTAGCCAATCGCCAACGCTGGCCCCCACGGAGCCGGCCGCTTCGCCCACTGGTCAAACGCCGCGATCGGTGGTCGATCGTGCCCTGATCATTGAATAGACGGCTCAAACGGAACAGCCCTCGGATCGGCATTGCGCCCCTGTGGCGTTTTGCCGATTCTTTTGATTAAGTTGCTGCCTCGCTTTGCGCAAGCGTTGATCGCCCTGAGGATCAGTCACCATGCGCCCCTGTCCTTGGGATTTTGAGACACCAGGTTAGAGATCCCTGGGAGCTTTTTGGGGGTTTAGCACGTCTGAGAAGCTATCAACGAAATGCCGTTCAGGTGGTGCTGTTCTTGATAGTGCCGAAATCCGCTCCCCTTTCAGGCCATAGACCCCAGCCATTGCGCTTTGTAAGCTACTCCAATGTGCTGACCTGATTTCAAAGGGTTGCGGGAGTTACGGTTTTCTGTTCGCTTCCCAGACTTGAATTTCCGAATATTCCCCGGTATACAGTCAAACTTAACGCCAAGTCATCCTCAAAGTACGGGGTTTCAGACCCAGGAGTTTTCGATGAAGTCAGCTATGAAATGGGCGATCGCTGGTTTGGTGGCCCTCAACCTACCTTGGATGACCGCTGAAACCGCCAGAGCCGGCGCTATTAAATCCTTAGCCTCCTTCCAATGCCAACAGGTCA harbors:
- a CDS encoding sigma-70 family RNA polymerase sigma factor yields the protein MSYSPPVPWSKIEAALPQTPVPPQKLSSADLVLRCQAGLQPDRAAFSELLRRYQPHVDRVLYHLAPDWSDRADLAQEVWLRVYRHLHRLKEPEKFRGWLSRIATNLFYDELRKRKRDRAPVSLDATRQLDDGELDWEIASPDPSPEENLSSQEFYEKLREAIADLPEAFRTTIILREIEDLPYEQIAEMTGVSLGTVKSRIARARARLQTQLQNYLNH
- a CDS encoding late competence development ComFB family protein, whose product is MSIEKIVEQALRDGYLTPAMEAEVGRICDTASELSIEEYMALDRLMGALLTGEVVVLPRKQFINVMEELVLTEAITRVAEIETTSDRALDVGDIAAYALNRLPPLYATTEEGANYQRQRAKEQLQDLIASQVNEAIVHSQSKPEFFPERQPLGKPSGDVLSQVSALLQSSAPAFEADVPGSTKR
- the ftsH2 gene encoding ATP-dependent zinc metalloprotease FtsH2, coding for MKFSWRVALLWTLPVLIVGFFLWQGAVSGPTADMGKNAANTRMTYGRFLEYLDAGRIVEVDLYEGGRTAIVEAVDPELDGRLQRLRVDLPVAAPDLIAKLREAGVNLDSHPMRNDGALWGLLGNLVFPILLLSGLFFLFRRSNNVPGGPGQAMQFGKSRARFQMEAKTGVMFDDVAGVDEAKEELQEVVTFLKKPERFTAVGARIPKGVLLVGPPGTGKTLLAKAIAGEAGVPFFSISGSEFVEMFVGVGASRVRDLFKKAKENAPCIIFIDEIDAVGRQRGAGIGGGNDEREQTLNQMLTEMDGFEGNTGIIVIAATNRPDVLDSALLRPGRFDRQVTVDAPDVKGRVEILNVHARNKKLADEISLEVIARRTPGFTGADLSNLLNEAAILTARRRKDAITMQEIDDAVDRVIAGMEGTPLVDSKSKRLIAYHEIGHAIVGTLMKHHDPVQKVTLIPRGQARGLTWFTPSEDQMLISRSQIMARISGALGGRAAEDVIFGDAEVTTGAGGDLQQVANMARQMVTRFGMSDIGPISLETQSSEVFLGRDWLTRSDYSEEIAARVDAQVRSIVDHCYLEAKRIVRENRTAIDRLVDLLVEKETIDGDEFRQILAEYTTIPDKEQASTQLVF
- a CDS encoding anti-sigma factor — translated: MTSEMRPHGQDPDWSEAFWSRVAASDSDRSLNQDLDGDRLERDYLDPNSDPAITESWGSGSPIGLEQFELLSAYLDDEVTPEERQQVETWLATDSAVQQVFRTMGGLSRSITQIPVPAAAPIEQTVQGVLAKLDRRKQRLQWVGGSAIAAVVTAALASISTGWQEPSWQMASYRSTPEQSLALSSQSPTLAPTEPAASPTGQTPRSVVDRALIIE